The following proteins come from a genomic window of Gynuella sunshinyii YC6258:
- a CDS encoding S9 family peptidase: MTQTEADMRKRYERAQVLENGFLTKNVAFNTTVLPNWINDTEYFWYKRDSKTGYQFRLVNSLTVSNEMAFDHQALADSLSAQTEETVDADNLPINLIEITLHPVTVTFNAFNRYWRYCDEHQTCEALDSHPAAGWVVSPDGRKAVFLRDGNLWLKDLMTGNERILTQDGQKHRVYSSSTSVYGLPEAPSVEALWSPDSRRIFTHVIDNRALNTGLPLIDYVPADGSLKPKILSPDRRVAFADDEQVECWQFLSIEVVTGEITWADYHGCPVYYPHYIGYFSGYRGWWHQDGERAYFTELARGGKTGRLVEFNTRTGATRVLIEEHSQARVVMIPTGSHFKTLYIPLPQTDELIWYSYSSGWAHLYLYDLNTGQLKHPITQGNWMVRNATRFDAIRRELIIQTAGRVPGRNPYYRDICRVNIDSGELTELLSTDHEYVVCDGRDTISGLCNGVSANGDFIVTTRSRVDQVPVTLLLDREGQTLCLLETADVSGLPENWQWPEPVMLKADDGETDIYGVIFRPSDFSPDKRYPILDCSYFFSAPIGSFSNNTLGSWMYLSAAAYAELGFITVMFNNRGNDGLRDSRFNDHQDPVLPHSHLFVRYNKADCVAGIRQLMDQYNYIDPQRIGVVETSPVPTALAGMLLYPDFYRVGVTRNSYANWRIMGSVGMTGEDNYPQLEDFAHQLKGKLLLVAGMCDAPIPVTMTFRMIEAFKKANKDVDMLILPGDSHVVSPYAVRRSWDYLVRHLANEEPPHEFELSVFWMQLAAMAEAEKLNADNGSTVPG; the protein is encoded by the coding sequence GATGGCATTTGATCATCAGGCTCTGGCTGATTCGTTGAGCGCTCAGACGGAGGAAACGGTGGATGCCGATAATCTGCCAATCAACCTGATAGAGATCACTCTGCATCCGGTGACGGTAACCTTCAATGCTTTCAATCGCTACTGGCGGTATTGCGACGAACACCAGACCTGTGAAGCACTGGACAGTCATCCTGCTGCCGGTTGGGTGGTGTCTCCGGATGGCCGCAAGGCGGTCTTTCTGAGAGATGGCAATCTCTGGTTAAAAGATCTGATGACTGGTAATGAAAGGATATTGACCCAGGATGGGCAGAAGCATCGGGTCTACAGTTCCAGTACCAGTGTATATGGATTGCCTGAAGCACCGTCGGTAGAGGCATTGTGGTCTCCTGACTCGCGACGGATTTTTACTCATGTGATTGATAATCGGGCGCTCAATACGGGCTTGCCGTTGATCGATTATGTGCCTGCAGATGGCAGCCTGAAGCCTAAAATCCTGAGCCCGGATCGCCGTGTCGCATTTGCCGATGATGAGCAGGTGGAGTGCTGGCAGTTTCTATCGATTGAAGTTGTGACAGGCGAGATAACATGGGCGGATTATCATGGTTGCCCGGTTTACTATCCACACTATATCGGTTACTTCAGCGGTTATCGCGGATGGTGGCATCAGGACGGTGAGCGCGCGTATTTCACCGAACTGGCACGGGGAGGTAAAACCGGCCGGCTGGTTGAATTCAATACCCGGACCGGGGCAACCAGAGTTCTGATTGAAGAGCACTCTCAGGCCCGTGTCGTTATGATTCCCACCGGCTCGCATTTTAAAACCCTGTATATCCCTTTACCGCAGACGGACGAACTGATCTGGTATTCCTATTCCAGCGGTTGGGCGCATTTATATCTTTATGATTTGAATACCGGGCAGCTGAAACATCCAATTACTCAGGGGAATTGGATGGTTCGCAATGCGACCCGGTTTGATGCGATACGGCGTGAATTGATCATTCAGACGGCTGGCCGTGTTCCTGGTCGTAATCCCTATTATCGTGATATCTGTCGGGTCAATATCGATAGCGGCGAACTGACAGAACTGCTGTCGACGGATCACGAATACGTAGTGTGTGATGGGCGTGACACAATCTCCGGACTCTGCAATGGTGTGTCAGCTAACGGTGATTTTATTGTGACAACCCGTTCTCGCGTTGATCAGGTGCCTGTCACCCTGTTGCTGGATCGCGAAGGTCAAACGTTATGTCTGCTGGAAACCGCCGATGTTTCCGGTTTGCCGGAAAACTGGCAATGGCCCGAACCTGTGATGTTGAAAGCCGATGATGGTGAAACGGATATTTATGGTGTGATCTTCAGGCCGTCGGATTTTTCCCCGGACAAACGCTATCCCATCCTGGACTGTAGCTACTTTTTTTCCGCCCCGATCGGTTCATTTTCCAATAATACCCTTGGCAGCTGGATGTATCTGTCAGCGGCTGCCTATGCAGAACTCGGATTTATTACCGTCATGTTTAACAATCGAGGCAATGATGGTTTGCGAGACAGTCGATTCAATGACCACCAGGATCCGGTATTGCCTCATAGTCACCTGTTTGTCCGTTATAACAAGGCCGATTGTGTCGCAGGTATCCGGCAACTGATGGATCAGTATAACTACATTGATCCGCAACGTATTGGTGTTGTGGAAACCAGCCCGGTGCCGACAGCGCTGGCGGGTATGTTGCTGTATCCGGATTTTTATCGAGTGGGCGTTACCCGTAATTCATATGCCAACTGGCGGATTATGGGTTCAGTCGGGATGACGGGTGAGGATAATTATCCTCAATTGGAAGACTTTGCTCATCAATTGAAGGGAAAACTGTTGCTGGTCGCGGGTATGTGTGACGCGCCGATTCCGGTGACCATGACCTTCCGGATGATTGAAGCGTTTAAAAAAGCCAACAAGGATGTCGACATGCTGATCCTGCCGGGTGACAGCCATGTGGTTTCTCCTTATGCGGTGCGCCGTAGCTGGGACTACCTGGTCAGGCATCTGGCAAATGAGGAGCCGCCTCATGAGTTTGAATTATCCGTATTCTGGATGCAATTGGCGGCCATGGCTGAAGCCGAAAAGCTGAACGCTGATAACGGCAGTACGGTGCCTGGATGA